In one window of Porites lutea chromosome 8, jaPorLute2.1, whole genome shotgun sequence DNA:
- the LOC140945417 gene encoding uncharacterized protein, translated as MEDYSSAKLIAYVEVRGGDVSLDLSGKGLSRIPDAVTELTEVEKLKLDNNNLTELPTSINKLKNLVRLHLYSNRLTELPAEIGDLKELRRLDVSHNQLVSLPISIQKLNQLEELHLSGNKLTELPSEIVDLKKLRSLDVSSNQLVSLPTSIQKLNQLRRLYLNNNKLTELPSEIGDLKELRRLDARHNHLGLLPTSIQKLNQLEELHLSGNILTELPSEIGDLKELRRLVVSYNQLISLPTSIQKLNQLKVLFLSCNKLTELPSETGDLKELRSLYIGDLKELRRLDVSNNQLVSLPTSIQKLNQLKVLFLSCNKLTELPSGTGDLKELRSLYVSDNQLVSLPTSIQKLNQLESLYLFGNKLTELPSEIGDLEELRSLVVSYNQLISLPTSIQKLNQLKVLFLSGNKLTELPSETGDLKELRSLYVSDNQLVSLPTSIQKLNQLEILYLFGNKLTELPSEIGNLKELRLYVSGNPLSMDAIHVLEMNKKGMTSSVITVPSEIIARGPRAQIAYENALKTGKVNVYRARIMLIGQDRSGKTSLKKSFLGLPFDPDEDSTDGIEVDPSKFEVHIDQVKNWKRTDEKLGVSQFASKLAKMAARNIQKDEDEKEEGEENNYEENNIDEDDEDKDKEEEEAKVDRVLDTNKQTEMGQFGFDAPGEPQVLKQAVVNTQMNQGTSGKDKKDAKTGIPTELNINPTLPPKEFTDHLVQLLKGLNLQSDATSIEHDITLDLWDFAGQHLYYASYPVFLSTRAVYMLVYDLSKGLKETAQPCFRQGTLKLHLTNPNKETNMEHLLSWLVSIKYRGD; from the exons ACAAGCTAAAAAATCTTGTCAGACTCCACTTGTATAGCAACAGACTCACAGAACTACCTGCTGAAATTGGTGATTTGAAGGAGCTGAGGAGGCTGGATGTAAGTcacaaccagttggttagtttacctatcagtatacagaagctgaaccagcTTGAGGAGCTGCACTTGTCTGGtaacaaacttacagaacttCCTTCTGAGATTGTTGACTTAAAGAAGCTGAGGAGCCTGGATGTGAGTTCtaaccagttggttagtttacctaccagtatacagaagctgaaccagcTTAGGAGGTTGTACTTGAATAAtaacaaacttacagaactgccttctgagattggtgacttaaaggagctaAGAAGGCTGGATGCGAGGCACAACCATTTGGGTTTGTTACCTACtagtatacagaagctgaaccagcTTGAGGAGCTGCACTTGTCTGGTAACATACTTACAGAGCTTccttctgagattggtgacttaaaggagctgaggaGGCTGGTTGTGAGTTACAACCAGCTAATTAGTTTACCcaccagtatacagaagctgaaccagcTTAAGGTgctgtttttgtcttgtaacAAACTTACGGAACTGCCTTCTGAGACtggtgacttaaaggagctaAGAAGCCTATAT attggtgacttaaaggagctgaggaGGCTGGATGTGagtaacaaccagttggttagtttacctaccagtatacagaagctgaaccaACTTAAGgtgttgtttttgtcttgtaaCAAACTTACGGAACTGCCTTCTGGGACtggtgacttaaaggagctaAGAAGTCTATATGTAAGTgacaaccagttggttagtttacctaccagtatacagaagctgaaccagcTTGAGAGTCTGTACTTGTTTGGtaacaaacttacagaacttccttctgagattggtgacttagAGGAGCTGAGGAGTCTGGTTGTGAGTTACAACCAGCTAATTAGTTTACCcaccagtatacagaagctgaaccagcTTAAGGTGCTGTTTTTGTCTGGTAACAAACTTACGGAACTGCCTTCTGAGACtggtgacttaaaggagctaAGAAGCCTATATGTAAGTgacaaccagttggttagtttacctaccagtatacagaagctgaaccagcTTGAGATTCTGTATTTGTTTGGtaacaaacttacagaacttCCTTCTGAGATTGGTaacttaaaggagctgaggCTGTATGTGAGTGGTAATCCTTTATCTATGGATGCAATACATGTTCTAGAGATGAACAAAAAGGGAATGACCAGTTCGGTTATTACAG TTCCAAGCGAGATCATAGCACGAGGACCAAGAGCGCAGATTGCGTATGAAAATGCTTTGAAGACAGGAAAAGTGAATGTGTACCGAGCCCGAATTATGCTGATAGGTCAAGATCGCTCGGGAAAGACAAGTTTGAAGAAATCCTTCTTAGGTCTGCCATTTGACCCTGACGAAGATAGTACTGACGGAATTGAAGTTGACCCATCCAAATTCGAAGTCCATATCGATCAAGTAAAGAACTGGAAACGCACGGATGAAAAGCTAGGTGTGTCTCAGTTCGCTTCCAAACttgcaaagatggcggctagAAATATCCAGAAAGATGAGGACGAAAAAGAAGAAGGTGAGGAAAACAATTATGAGGAGAACAATATAGACGAAGATGACGAGGACAAGgacaaagaagaagaagaagcaaagGTGGATCGAGTTCTAGacacaaacaaacagacagaaATGGGTCAG TTTGGTTTTGACGCTCCTGGAGAACCTCAGGTGTTAAAGCAAGCAGTGGTAAACACACAAATGAATCAG ggCACATCCggcaaagacaaaaaagatGCAAAAACGGGCATCCCAACTGAATTAAATATCAACCCTACTTTGCCTCCGAAGGAATTTACAGATCATCTTGTTCAACTTCTGAAAGGTTTAAATCTTCAGAGTGATGCCACATCAATTGAACATGACATCACCCTTGATCTCTGGGACTTCGCTGGTCAACATCTTTACTATGCGTCGTACCCAGTTTTTTTATCGACACGAGCAGTTTATATGTTGGTGTATGATCTCAGCAAAGGATTAAAGGAAACTGCTCAGCCATGTTTCCGACAAGGAACTTTGAAACTTCATCTCACTAATCCAAACAAGGAAACGAATATGGAACATTTATTATCGTGGCTAGTTTCCATCA AATATCGAGGAGATTGA
- the LOC140945418 gene encoding uncharacterized protein, which produces MNRNLPTDIRKDPRPSKLWKEMEETGALKMELVDYVFSKFCEEDRVKEDILNMMEQFGLIVMFAPSPKEKMYFVPCQLKTPPGRICQVEPSPSDPCPLYLRFLGGFVPRGLFCQLVSRLTRWCSESGFKRKPHFFDGASRFFIEKEPFHQLILLCKKRVIKIILKKQKKQDYLEANKAPIPERNDVAVAVREFLEEAMQSLIRELRCWNNLAYDFSIACPECMQEREGCSNHGQVCCTHEDCLCLLSILEGGTPNQCQNSFEMPTLPGLKKWFSFKELPEKLMFSDLRKRQLEVWEETGKTELSVNLKRMALENGLVISDNQGKGNCMFFALSEQLDHVKGIKLSHSQLRGTIVQYLKDNPTLPDGTQLFHFVDGYSSWNTYLTSMMADGTWGDHVILHAAANCFTTCIRVISSLRHHGDVMICPEYDVTVGNRLVLGHVHELHYVSLVPPKRDPASNPPEVTLPLLKTEDLPKTGVPWDDGRLPTDILLLTVEDCEFLGCLSHLNSSFYKSYHKDLGWVYFGELGKGEMKVKMAVMKCYKGSITAGGSAVSVSPAVRLLRPKAVFLVGICHSLKSSEVKLGDVAISEKLITCVPSSDEAGDKVPVKYLLLKLIPNAGDGWKAPLKDPKALEVKIHRGDLLSVPDVIDNNECRETLIKRFPRAIAMELEGQGLYAAAHALDVPWIIIKGISDYADCRKSGTDRWKSFASLMAASLAAHVLSDPVVFQDWPHYKETH; this is translated from the exons ATGAATAGGAACCTGCCGACGGATATTAGGAAG GATCCAAGACCTTCTAAACTGTGGAAGGAAATGGAAGAAACAGGTGCCCTCAAAATGGAACTTGTTGATTACGTATTTTCCAAGTTTTGCGAGGAAGACAGAGTCAAGGAAGATATACTGAACATGATGGAGCAGTTCGGATTGATCGTCATGTTTGCCCCCTCACCCAAAGAAAAAATGTACTTTGTACCCTGTCAACTTAAGACGCCACCTGGACGCATTTGTCAAGTGGAGCCATCGCCTTCAGATCCGTGCCCACTGTACCTACGCTTTTTGGGAGGGTTTGTTCCTCGCGGTCTTTTCTGTCAGCTTGTGTCACGATTAACAAGATGGTGCTCTGAGAGTGGATTCAAGCGGAAGCCACATTTTTTCGATGGAGCATCTCGGTTTTTTATTGAGAAGGAGCCCTTTCATCAGTTAATCCTTCTGTGCAAGAAAAGAGTCATAAAGATCATcttaaagaagcaaaaaaagcaagacTATCTTGAAGCAAACAAAGCACCAATTCCTGAAAGAAACGACGTGGCAGTAGCTGTGCGAGAGTTTTTGGAAGAGGCAATGCAGTCACTAATACGGGAGCTGCGCTGTTGGAATAACCTGGCGTATGACTTCAGTATCGCATGTCCTGAATGTATGCAAGAGAGGGAAGGGTGTTCTAACCACGGTCAGGTCTGTTGTACTCACGAGGACTGTCTGTGCCTTCTAAGCATTCTGGAAGGAGGGACACCTAACCAGTGCCAAAATAGTTTTGAGATGCCGACACTACCTGGGCTGAAAAAATGGTTCTCTTTCAAAG AACTACCAGAGAAGCTCATGTTCAGTGATCTTCGAAAGAGGCAACTGGAGGTATGGGAAGAGACCGGCAAAACTGAGTTATCGGTGAATTTGAAGAGGATGGCGCTTGAAAATGGCCTGGTTATTTCTGACAATCAAGGAAAGGGAAACTGCATGTTTTTTGCACTTTCCGAGCAGCTTGACCACGTAAAAGGAATTAAACTCTCCCACTCACAGTTAAGGGGAACCATTGTACAATATCTGAAGGACAACCCTACACTG ccGGATGGAACACAGCTCTTCCACTTTGTTGACGGATATTCATCTTGGAATACCTACCTTACAAGCATGATGGCAGATGGTACATGGGGTGATCACGTGATTCTTCACGCTGCGGCAAACTGTTTTACAACGTGCATCCGCGTGATCAGCAGTCTGCGGCATCACGGTGACGTAATGATTTGCCCAGAGTATGATGTTACTGTTGGCAACCGACTTGTGCTGGGTCACGTGCACGAGCTTCACTATGTTAGTCTTGTTCCACCTAAAAGAG ATCCAGCAAGCAACCCACCAGAGGTAACTTTACCTCTGCTCAAGACTGAGGATCTTCCTAAAACAGGGGTACCATGGGATGATGGCCGACTTCCAACTGACATTTTGTTACTAACGGTAGAGGACTGTGAATTTCTAGGCTGCCTTTCGCATCTGAATTCCAGTTTTTATAAAAGTTACCACAAAGACCTTGGTTGGGTATACTTCGGGGAACTGGGAAAAGGTGAAATGAAGGTTAAAATGGCTGTAATGAAGTGCTACAAGGGTTCAATCACCGCAGGAGGCTCTGCAGTTTCTGTATCGCCGGCTGTTAGACTCTTGAGGCCCAAAGCTGTGTTTCTAGTGGGTATCTGCCACAGCTTAAAATCCAGTGAAGTCAAACTAGGAGACGTGGCTATTTCAGAGAAGTTAATAACCTGTGTTCCATCCAGTGATGAAGCCGGCGACAAAGTTCCTGTGAAATACCTTCTTTTGAAGCTGATCCCTAACGCTGGAGATGGTTGGAAAGCACCTTTAAAAGATCCCAAGGCACTTGAGGTGAAAATACACCGTGGCGATCTTCTGAGTGTTCCAGATGTAATTGATAACAATGAATGTCGCGAGACACTCATCAAGCGATTTCCACGTGCAATTGCCATGGAATTGGAAGGGCAAG GTCTTTATGCAGCAGCTCACGCCTTGGACGTTCCTTGGATTATTATTAAAGGCATTTCGGACTACGCAGATTGCAGAAAATCCGGTACTGATCGTTGGAAATCGTTCGCGAGTTTAATGGCCGCCTCCCTTGCTGCTCATGTCCTCAGTGATCCCGTCGTTTTTCAAGACTGGCCCCACTATAAGGAGACAC ATTAA